One window of the Eucalyptus grandis isolate ANBG69807.140 chromosome 6, ASM1654582v1, whole genome shotgun sequence genome contains the following:
- the LOC104450391 gene encoding probable amino acid permease 7 isoform X2: MAVHHSFEGGTLDDDGRLRRTGTLWSCIAHIITAVIGSGVLSLAWSTAQLGWIAGPVSLLCFAIITYVSAFLLSDCYRSPDPVKGMRNYSYMDAVRVFLGTKRMWVCGLLQYLSMYGTDVAYVITTATSMRAIGKSNCYHREGHSARCHYGSSFYMLLFGIIQIVMSQIPDIHNMEWLSVVAAIMSFSYSSIGLGLGFAKVIENGRIAGGIAGVPAAKVEKKIWNAFEALGDIAFAYPYSLILLEIQDTLKSPPPENRTMKRASMVAIFITTFFYFCCGCFGYAAFGDNTPGNLLTGIVNGEGFFEPFWLVDFANVCIIVHLVGGYQMYSQPIFAAAERWLISTYPNSRFANKSYTLRLPLVPAFRMNLFRLCFRTVFVMSTTGIALFFPYFNSVLGLLGAMNFWPLAIYFPVEMYFVQKKIGAWTRKWIILRIFSLFCLILTILGFIGSFEALISAKLS; this comes from the exons ATGGCAGTTCATCACTCCTTTGAGGGTGGTACCTTGGATGATGACGGGCGTCTGCGGAGAACCG GAACCTTATGGAGTTGCATTGCTCATATCATCACTGCGGTCATTGGATCTGGAGTCCTGTCTCTAGCTTGGAGTACGGCACAGCTGGGGTGGATAGCTGGGCCGGTGTCCTTGCTTTGTTTCGCAATAATCACCTACGTTTCCGCTTTCCTTCTGTCCGATTGTTACCGGTCTCCTGATCCCGTAAAAGGAATGCGGAATTATTCTTACATGGATGCGGTTAGAGTATTTCTTG GTACAAAAAGGATGTGGGTATGTGGTTTGCTTCAGTATCTGAGCATGTATGGCACGGACGTAGCCTATGTTATAACTACTGCAACCAGCATGAG GGCTATTGGGAAATCGAATTGCTATCACAGAGAAGGGCACAGTGCTCGGTGCCACTATGGTAGTAGCTTCTACATGCTGCTATTCGGGATTATACAGATTGTAATGTCGCAGATACCAGACATCCACAATATGGAATGGCTTTCAGTTGTCGCTGCAATCATGTCCTTCTCTTACTCTTCCATTGGACTAGGACTCGGCTTCGCAAAAGTCATAG AAAATGGAAGAATTGCGGGAGGGATTGCAGGAGTTCCGGCTGCTAAAGTCGAGAAAAAGATATGGAATGCTTTCGAGGCGCTTGGAGATATCGCTTTTGCATATCCATACTCTCTCATTCTTCTTGAGATACAG GACACTCTAAAGTCCCCTCCACCTGAAAACCGAACGATGAAGAGGGCCTCCATGGTCGCAATCTTCATAACCACTTTCTTTTACTTCTGCTGCGGATGCTTTGGATATGCAGCCTTTGGGGACAACACACCAGGGAATCTCCTGACAGGAATAGTTAACGGGGAGGGATTCTTTGAGCCCTTCTGGCTAGTCGACTTTGCGAATGTGTGCATTATTGTCCATTTGGTTGGAGGATACCAG ATGTACAGTCAGCCCATATTTGCAGCAGCAGAGAGATGGCTCATCAGCACATACCCAAATAGCAGGTTTGCGAACAAATCCTACACACTCAGGCTTCCTTTGGTGCCGGCTTTCCGGATGAATCTTTTCAGGCTGTGCTTCCGCACGGTGTTTGTCATGTCCACTACTGGAATCGCCTTGTTCTTCCCTTATTTCAACTCGGTTCTAGGACTGTTGGGTGCAATGAACTTCTGGCCCTTGGCGATATATTTCCCCGTGGAGATGTACTTTGTACAAAAGAAGATCGGTGCTTGGACAAGAAAATGGATCATCCTTAGAATATTTAGCCTTTTCTGCTTAATTCTGACAATTCTGGGCTTCATCGGCTCATTTGAGGCACTTATTAGTGCCAAACTAAGCTGA
- the LOC104450391 gene encoding probable amino acid permease 7 isoform X1, which yields MSLSDKCRQHNQGQILFTVRMTEMTLAVLRSIHQLLRKSPTLNLLHCIRMAVHHSFEGGTLDDDGRLRRTGTLWSCIAHIITAVIGSGVLSLAWSTAQLGWIAGPVSLLCFAIITYVSAFLLSDCYRSPDPVKGMRNYSYMDAVRVFLGTKRMWVCGLLQYLSMYGTDVAYVITTATSMRAIGKSNCYHREGHSARCHYGSSFYMLLFGIIQIVMSQIPDIHNMEWLSVVAAIMSFSYSSIGLGLGFAKVIENGRIAGGIAGVPAAKVEKKIWNAFEALGDIAFAYPYSLILLEIQDTLKSPPPENRTMKRASMVAIFITTFFYFCCGCFGYAAFGDNTPGNLLTGIVNGEGFFEPFWLVDFANVCIIVHLVGGYQMYSQPIFAAAERWLISTYPNSRFANKSYTLRLPLVPAFRMNLFRLCFRTVFVMSTTGIALFFPYFNSVLGLLGAMNFWPLAIYFPVEMYFVQKKIGAWTRKWIILRIFSLFCLILTILGFIGSFEALISAKLS from the exons AAATGACTCTTGCCGTCCTGAGAAGCATTCATCAATT GTTAAGGAAATCACCGACTTTGAATCTTCTGCACTGCATAAGAATGGCAGTTCATCACTCCTTTGAGGGTGGTACCTTGGATGATGACGGGCGTCTGCGGAGAACCG GAACCTTATGGAGTTGCATTGCTCATATCATCACTGCGGTCATTGGATCTGGAGTCCTGTCTCTAGCTTGGAGTACGGCACAGCTGGGGTGGATAGCTGGGCCGGTGTCCTTGCTTTGTTTCGCAATAATCACCTACGTTTCCGCTTTCCTTCTGTCCGATTGTTACCGGTCTCCTGATCCCGTAAAAGGAATGCGGAATTATTCTTACATGGATGCGGTTAGAGTATTTCTTG GTACAAAAAGGATGTGGGTATGTGGTTTGCTTCAGTATCTGAGCATGTATGGCACGGACGTAGCCTATGTTATAACTACTGCAACCAGCATGAG GGCTATTGGGAAATCGAATTGCTATCACAGAGAAGGGCACAGTGCTCGGTGCCACTATGGTAGTAGCTTCTACATGCTGCTATTCGGGATTATACAGATTGTAATGTCGCAGATACCAGACATCCACAATATGGAATGGCTTTCAGTTGTCGCTGCAATCATGTCCTTCTCTTACTCTTCCATTGGACTAGGACTCGGCTTCGCAAAAGTCATAG AAAATGGAAGAATTGCGGGAGGGATTGCAGGAGTTCCGGCTGCTAAAGTCGAGAAAAAGATATGGAATGCTTTCGAGGCGCTTGGAGATATCGCTTTTGCATATCCATACTCTCTCATTCTTCTTGAGATACAG GACACTCTAAAGTCCCCTCCACCTGAAAACCGAACGATGAAGAGGGCCTCCATGGTCGCAATCTTCATAACCACTTTCTTTTACTTCTGCTGCGGATGCTTTGGATATGCAGCCTTTGGGGACAACACACCAGGGAATCTCCTGACAGGAATAGTTAACGGGGAGGGATTCTTTGAGCCCTTCTGGCTAGTCGACTTTGCGAATGTGTGCATTATTGTCCATTTGGTTGGAGGATACCAG ATGTACAGTCAGCCCATATTTGCAGCAGCAGAGAGATGGCTCATCAGCACATACCCAAATAGCAGGTTTGCGAACAAATCCTACACACTCAGGCTTCCTTTGGTGCCGGCTTTCCGGATGAATCTTTTCAGGCTGTGCTTCCGCACGGTGTTTGTCATGTCCACTACTGGAATCGCCTTGTTCTTCCCTTATTTCAACTCGGTTCTAGGACTGTTGGGTGCAATGAACTTCTGGCCCTTGGCGATATATTTCCCCGTGGAGATGTACTTTGTACAAAAGAAGATCGGTGCTTGGACAAGAAAATGGATCATCCTTAGAATATTTAGCCTTTTCTGCTTAATTCTGACAATTCTGGGCTTCATCGGCTCATTTGAGGCACTTATTAGTGCCAAACTAAGCTGA